One window of Jannaschia sp. CCS1 genomic DNA carries:
- a CDS encoding tellurite resistance TerB family protein, with protein MSDHSFTPEDSLVAVMVGMSVSDETIRTEELLSIEQMVNYLPVFGGYDIDRMRRVASTVLELFEVEDGLDAFFGLVKADLPAHLFETAYALACDVAAADGKLAQAELRFLQELRDELEIDRLHASAIERGARARHQTV; from the coding sequence ATGTCCGATCACAGTTTCACCCCCGAAGACAGCCTCGTGGCCGTGATGGTTGGGATGTCCGTATCCGATGAGACGATCCGCACCGAGGAGTTGCTGTCCATTGAGCAGATGGTGAACTACCTGCCCGTGTTCGGCGGATATGACATTGACCGGATGCGACGGGTGGCCAGCACGGTGCTGGAGCTTTTTGAGGTTGAGGACGGGTTGGACGCGTTCTTTGGCCTGGTGAAGGCGGATCTGCCCGCGCACCTCTTTGAAACGGCCTATGCCCTGGCCTGCGATGTCGCCGCTGCCGATGGCAAATTGGCCCAGGCGGAACTGCGGTTCTTGCAGGAGCTACGCGATGAACTTGAGATCGACCGCCTCCATGCCAGCGCCATTGAACGCGGGGCGCGGGCGCGGCATCAGACGGTTTGA
- the gcvT gene encoding glycine cleavage system aminomethyltransferase GcvT — protein sequence MADGDLKTLALADLHKELGGKFVGFAGYSMPVQYPTGVMAEHLWTRENAGLFDVSHMGQVVLPADADLEALVPVDVLGLAEGRQRYGFFTNDTGGVLDDLMIARGPDGLFLVVNAGCKAADIAHLRAHMNGVEVIEDRALLALQGPKADAALAKLIPGAADMRFMDSTRMAWDGAELWISRSGYTSEDGFEISIPDKRAEAFARALLADDRVQPIGLGARDSLRLEAGLPLYGQDMTPSISPVEAGQAWAIGKVRRTGGDRAGGFPGAEVLLDQLANGAPRRRAGLLPEGRAPMRAGVEIFASPDTQTPIGVVTSGGFGPTLGAPMALALIAADTPKDIPLFGDVRGKRLPVAQTKLPFTPPGYKR from the coding sequence ATGGCCGACGGCGATCTGAAGACACTGGCCTTGGCCGATCTGCATAAGGAGCTTGGCGGCAAATTCGTCGGCTTTGCGGGCTATTCCATGCCCGTCCAATACCCAACCGGCGTCATGGCCGAGCATCTGTGGACACGCGAAAACGCCGGCCTGTTTGACGTCAGTCACATGGGCCAAGTCGTGCTGCCCGCCGATGCGGATCTTGAGGCGCTGGTGCCGGTGGATGTGCTTGGCCTTGCAGAGGGTCGCCAGCGATACGGTTTTTTCACAAATGACACGGGCGGTGTGCTCGACGATCTGATGATTGCACGCGGTCCTGATGGATTGTTCCTGGTTGTGAATGCCGGGTGCAAAGCGGCCGACATTGCCCATCTACGCGCGCATATGAACGGGGTGGAGGTGATCGAGGACCGCGCCCTTCTGGCCCTGCAAGGGCCCAAGGCAGATGCGGCGCTGGCCAAGCTGATCCCCGGTGCCGCCGATATGCGCTTCATGGATTCCACGCGGATGGCGTGGGACGGGGCGGAGCTGTGGATCAGCCGATCCGGCTACACCAGCGAAGACGGGTTCGAGATATCGATCCCGGATAAGCGGGCTGAGGCCTTTGCGCGCGCGTTATTGGCGGACGACCGTGTCCAGCCCATCGGTCTTGGGGCGCGGGACTCGCTCCGTTTGGAAGCGGGCCTGCCGCTTTACGGCCAGGACATGACACCGTCCATCAGCCCCGTCGAGGCCGGACAGGCCTGGGCCATCGGCAAGGTCCGGCGCACAGGCGGTGACCGTGCCGGCGGGTTCCCCGGTGCGGAGGTCTTGTTGGATCAACTGGCTAATGGCGCGCCCCGTCGCCGCGCGGGTCTTTTGCCAGAAGGTCGCGCGCCGATGCGCGCAGGCGTGGAGATTTTCGCGAGCCCGGACACACAGACACCCATCGGCGTTGTCACGTCCGGCGGCTTTGGCCCAACCCTCGGCGCGCCCATGGCGTTGGCGCTGATCGCCGCCGACACGCCCAAAGACATCCCCTTGTTTGGTGACGTGCGCGGCAAACGCCTGCCCGTCGCACAGACCAAACTTCCTTTCACACCCCCCGGCTACAAACGCTGA
- a CDS encoding gamma-glutamylcyclotransferase family protein, whose translation MKDPYFFGYGSLVNRKTHAYPRTFPAHVTGWRRIWRGTALRDVAFLTAEPDSGGEITGLIAEVPGADWAALDLREAAYARHRVTDIRHGAPADLPSGVDVQIYAVEQRHVDTTDHPILLSYLDTVIQGYLQEFGAAGATAFFETTGGWHHPIRNDRSNPIYPRATILTREERAFVDESLALLTRQTV comes from the coding sequence ATGAAAGACCCGTATTTCTTTGGCTATGGCAGCCTCGTGAACCGCAAAACCCACGCCTACCCCCGAACGTTTCCGGCCCATGTGACAGGCTGGCGGCGCATCTGGAGGGGGACGGCCCTCCGAGACGTTGCGTTCCTGACCGCTGAACCTGATTCGGGTGGAGAGATCACCGGCCTGATCGCTGAGGTGCCCGGTGCCGATTGGGCGGCGCTTGATCTGCGCGAGGCCGCGTATGCGCGCCACCGTGTGACCGACATCCGCCATGGGGCACCTGCGGATCTGCCGTCGGGCGTTGACGTACAGATTTACGCGGTCGAGCAGCGGCACGTGGATACAACGGACCATCCGATCCTGCTGAGCTACCTCGATACGGTCATTCAAGGCTATCTGCAGGAGTTCGGCGCGGCGGGCGCGACCGCATTTTTTGAAACGACAGGGGGGTGGCATCACCCGATCCGAAACGACCGTTCAAATCCGATCTATCCCCGGGCAACTATTCTGACCCGCGAAGAGAGGGCCTTTGTGGACGAAAGTCTGGCGCTGCTAACCCGTCAAACCGTCTGA
- the gcvH gene encoding glycine cleavage system protein GcvH, translating into MKFTEDHEWLNADGDVITVGITEHAATQLGDVVYVELPEVETKVSKGDEIVVIESVKAASDIIAPLDGEIVEVNDALADKPALVNEDAMGAAWFFKIKVESADALDDYMSEDEYKDLVGD; encoded by the coding sequence ATGAAATTCACTGAAGACCACGAATGGCTGAACGCCGACGGCGACGTTATCACTGTTGGCATCACCGAACACGCCGCCACGCAACTGGGCGATGTCGTCTATGTCGAGTTGCCCGAGGTGGAAACCAAAGTGTCCAAGGGTGACGAAATTGTGGTGATCGAGAGTGTCAAAGCCGCTTCCGACATCATCGCGCCGCTGGATGGTGAAATCGTGGAGGTCAACGACGCGCTCGCCGACAAACCCGCCCTCGTCAACGAGGACGCCATGGGCGCGGCCTGGTTCTTCAAGATCAAGGTCGAGAGCGCCGACGCGTTGGACGACTACATGTCCGAGGACGAATACAAGGATCTCGTCGGGGACTAA